Within the Nitrosococcus wardiae genome, the region TGTGCCGAGCAACATCATCAATATGATTGCTGGGAATTTATCTATCCTTTATGGAATGAAGGGCCCTAATATTGCTATTGTCACTGCTTGTACCACGGGAACTCACAATATCGGTGAGGCGATGCGGATCATCCAGCGGGGTGAGGCGGAAGTTATGATTGCCGGTGGTGCTGAAATGGCCACTTCTCCTACCGGTCTGGGTGGCTTTGCGTCCGCTCGTGCCTTATCCACCCGCAATGAGGATCCAGAAACTGCGAGCCGGCCTTGGGATAAAGACCGGGATGGTTTTGTCCTCAGTGACGGAGCAGGTGTTGTCGTCCTAGAGGAATTAGAACATGCTAAACGGCGAGGGGCCCAAATCTATGCCGAGGTAGTGGGTTTTGGGATGAGTGCTGATGCCTATCATATGACCCAACCACCAAAAGATGGTGAGGGCGCTGCCCGGTGCATGGTGAATGCGTTGAAAAATGCTCGTCTCAATGGGGAAGATGTGGATTATATCAATGCCCATGGTACCTCAACGCCTGCCGGTGATCGGGCTGAAACTTTGGCAGTTAAAGCCGTTTTAGGAGATCATGCTGAAAAGATTGCGGTCAGTTCTACCAAGTCTATGACGGGGCATTTGCTAGGTGCTGCCGGAGGGCTTGAGGCCATATTCTCGGTATTGGCTATCCGTGATCAGATCGCTCCTCCCACCATCAACATCTTCAATCTCGATCCAGAATGTGAAGGGTTAGATTATGTGCCGAATACCGCTCGAGAAATGAAGATTGAGACGGTTATTTCTAACTCTTTTGGTTTTGGTGGCACCAATGGATCTTTGGTCTTTCGTCAGCTAAAGTAAGATTTTAGCCTGTGGGGATCGACTTTATCTTCAATGATCCTTATCAATGGCCGGGCTACCTCTGAGATTGAGGTTACTGATCGAGGTCTGCAGTATGGCGATGGATTATTTGAGACTATCGCTGTCGTAAGCGGACGGGCTGTACTTTATGCCTCCCACTTAAAACGGCTAGAGGCAGATTGTCGCCGTTTAGCAATACCGGTACCCGAACGGGAAGTCCTTGATAAAGAGGTAGCTCATCTCTGTCAGGGGATCTCCCGGGGGGTGCTAAAAATCATCGTGACCCGGGGAAGTGGAGGCCGCGGCTATCGGTCGCCACCCCAGCCTCAACCGACCCGAATTCTTTCCATACATCCTTGGCCAGATTATCCGGCGATTTCTAGTGAATACGGGATAACTCTTCGAATTTGTCGGACTCCTTTAGGCCATAATCCCTACTTAGCGGGGATGAAACATCTTAGTCGGTTAGAGCAGGTTTTAGCCCGAAATGAGTGGGATGATCCAATGATCCCTGAAGGGGTGATGTTAGACCTTCAAGGGTACGTTATCGGGGGAACCATGAGCAACCTCTTCATTGTCCAAGAGGGTAATCTGCAAACTCCTGATTTAAGTAGCTGTGGAGTAGCTGGAGTTATGCGGGCGTTTATATTGGAGCAGGCCTTTGCTCTGGACTTAAAAGTGACGGTATGTTCACTAACGCTGTTAGATCTCAAAAGGGCAGAAGAGCTTTTTATTTGCAATAGCTTAATGGGGCTATGGCCGGTGCGCCGTTTTGAGGAAACTGAATATCCGTTAGGGTCAGTGACCCAGTGCCTACAACGTCGGATCTATAGCCAACTCTCCTGATACCGCTAAAAAGGGATACGCAACCCAGTAATATCATGCGCAAAAATTTTCTCTTTTCATTGGCTCTTTTCGGGTTTAGCGTGGGAGTGGCGGTGCTATGGGCAAAGTTTGAATACGACCGCTTCAATCACACCCCCCTTAACGTAAGCCAGGAAGGTTTGCAGCTGGTGATTCCGAGCGGTGCCACAGTACGCTCTGTGGCTACTGAACTTCATCAACAGGAAGCCCTAGAGCATCCTCTGTACTTGGTGTTGTTGGCCCGCTGGCAAGGCGTGGCTCGAAATATTAAGGCCGGTGAATATGATATTCAACCAGCAACAACACCACCGGAATTTCTGCGCCAAATTGTGGCAGGTAAGGTGAAGCAATACAGCTTGACCTTGGTAGAAGGATGGACTTTTTCGCAAGTGATGAAGGCTGTTCAAAACAGTCCTCATCTTCGGCAAACTTTGGGAGAAGTGACCCTTTCTGAGATGATGAAGCGTCTCGGTTATCCTGAAAAACATCCCGAGGGGAGGTTTTTCCCTGATACTTATTTCTTCCCTCGAGGCACCACTGACGTGGACTTTTTACGGCGTGCATACCAACTTATGGCAGAACACCTGGCGCGGGAGTGGGAGAATAGGGCTGCTGGGCTTCCTTATCAAAGTGCCTATGAAGCCTTGACTTTGGCCTCTATCGTGGAACGGGAAGCGGCATTACCTGAAGAACAGGCTCTGATTGCTGGAGTATTTGCCCGGCGCTTGCAAAAGGGGATGCGTCTACAGACCGATCCAACTGTGATTTATGGTCTAGGGGATCGCTTTGATGGGAATTTGCGGCATCGGGATTTAAGGGAAGACACACCTTATAATACCTATACTCGTTCTGGACTCCCCCCTACGCCCATTTGTATCCCTAGTCTTGGCGCATTGCAGGCTACCCTGCATCCTGCCGGAGGGGAAGCCTTATACTTTGTCGCCCGGGGGGATGGCAGCCATTATTTCTCTACCACCTTTGAAGAGCATAGGGCGGCGGTACAAACTTATCAATTGGGTAAGGGTAAACCGAATGGAAATTAGGATGTCATGAACAGAGGCTATTTTATCTCGGTTGAAGGCATCGAGGGGGCAGGAAAGAGCACTCAGTTGAAATTTATTCAACAACTACTTGAGAGTACCGGCAAAGTTGTTACTGTTACTCGTGAACCGGGGGGTACTGAACTAGGAGAGCAGATCCGAACATTATTATTAACACCAAGGCCGGGGGGAATGTCCGCCGATGCGGAACTCCTGTTAATATTTGCAGCTCGTGTCGAGCATGTACGGCAGGTGATTTCTCCTGCTCTAGCAGGGGGGAAATGGGTGCTTTGTGATCGCTTTACAGGCGCTAGCTATGCTTACCAAGGCGGAGGTCGGGGGTTGCCTCTGTCCCGTATTGCAGCACTTGAAAATTGGGCATTGGGTCATCTGCGTCCCGATCTGACTCTTTTACTTGATGTCCCTGTAAAGGTAGGGTTACAGCGGGCAGCGAACCGTCATCAACAGCCAGATCGTTTTGAACAAGAACAGGTTGAGTTCTTTGAGCATGTCCGTGAGACCTATCTTTCTTTGGCCAAGAAGCGCGTGGATGAATATCGCCTGATTAACGCTTCCTTGCCCCTAGCAGAAGTACAGGAGACTATTCAGCAGGTCATCATGGCATTTGTGGAGGCCAACCAGAGTGTCTGAACTTTATCCATGGCACCAACTTCACTGGAACAGTCTTATGGCGTCCCGGGTGGCAAAACGCATGCCCCATGCCCTGCTGCTAGCGGGGCCCGAAGGAGTAGGGAAACGTGATTTTGCAGCTAATTTAGTTCAAACTTTGTCCTGTGAACACCCCCAAGAAGGGGGACAAGGGTGCGGCTTTTGTGCTGGCTGCCGCTTGCAACGTGCCGGCAGCCATCCTGATAATATGATTCTTCTCCCCAAGGAAGGAAAACAAACGATCTCGGTGGATCAAATCCGGCAAGTTCAAACCCACCTGGCACTTAAGGCTCGGCAATCAGGCGCTAAGACGGTCACAATTTTACCTGCTGAGGAAATGACCTTAAGCGCTGCCAATAGCTTGCTGAAAGTTTTGGAAGAACCCCCTGGCGAGACGGTTTTGATTCTCATTACCGCTATGCTTTCACGGCTTCCCATCACTATCCGCAGCCGCTGTCAGCGGTTATGGTTTTCTCCCCCTCATCTGGAAGAGGCCCAACTATGGCTGCAGCAACGGTTACCTCCCTCTACAAAAATGAATTCGACAGCGCTGCTGACTCTGACAGGAGGGGCTCCCTTGCGAGCTCTAGAGTACATCCAACAGGATTTTTTATCGCTTCGTGAGCATTTCATTAAGAATCTCTTTTTCCTGGCCCAGGGAAAAGCAGATCCCCTTGAGATAACGCAAAATTATCTTAAGAACGATTTAGGAGAACCGTTATATTGGATGTCTACGTTGGTGGGAGATATGGTCCGCCTTAAAGGCGGGGTTTCGGAACAATTTTTGATAAATCGCGACATTGCTGATTCACTCCAGTTACTTGCTGAAAGGACCGATGTTAAGATGCTATTTAGGTTTTTAGAAAAGGTCGATCGCGATCTGTGGTTGTGGAAGGGGCAGATTAGTGTCAATCCCCAGCTCCTGCTAGAAGGGTTATTGATCCAATGGTCTTGGTATTTTAGCGAGGTTAATTATGAGTGTATCTAACCAACCAGGTTCTCCACCTCCTCGGCAAGGGATATTATCCTTGACTATCAAAGATACCAACGCCCTCTATCATGCATATATCCCCTTCACTAAAAATGGAGGCCTATTCATACCCACGAGTAGAAATTATCGCGTTGGAGACGAAGTTTTTATGCTCCTTACTTTAATGGAAGAAACAGAGAAGATCCCTGTTGCCGGTAGGGTGGTCTGGATTACCCCCAGGGGAGCTCAGGGTAATCGGGCTGCTGGGATTGGCGTTCAATTTAACGACATTAATGGGGGTGCAGCCCGTGCCAAAATTGAAGATTATCTGGCTGGGATGCTCAAATTCGAAAAACCGACCCATACGATGTAGTGGGCTTATTAGCAATTATTACTTTAAAAGTGATAAAATGACCTTTTCAAGGTCAGCTGTTTCCTGCCAAATAGTCAGTGATAAAGTTCTATGTTGGTTGATTCCCATTGCCATTTAAATTTACTTGATTTAACGCCTTTTGGCGATTCAGTGTACCCGGTCGTGGCAGAGGCCCGGGAAGCAGGGATAGGTCATATGCTCTGCGTCTCGGTGGACTTAGAAACTTTTCCCGATATTCGCAAGTTAGCGCAGGATTACCCTGAAGTATCCGTCTCCGTTGGAGTGCATCCCAATACGCGAGAAAGCACTGAACCTACCGTAGAACAGTTAGTGGAGTTGGCAACTGCTCCAGAGGTTGTTGCGATTGGAGAGACGGGTCTAGACTATTTTCGTAGCGAAGGGGATTTGGAATGGCAGCGTGAACGGTTGCGAATCCACATTGCGGCGGCAAAGGAATGTGGGAAACCGCTTATTATCCATACCCGACAAGCGAAAGAGGATACCCTGCGTATTCTGCAAGAAGAGAATGCCGGTGAAGTAGGGGGGGTCTTTCACTGTTTTACCGAAGATTGGGAAATGGCAAAGGAGGGGCTAGACTTAGGGTTCTATATTTCCTTCTCCGGAATTGTTACCTTTCGCAGTGCCAGTGCCTTACAAAAAGTAGCGGCTCAAGTCCCGGCCGATCGTTTATTAATAGAAACCGATTCTCCCTATCTAGCGCCCGTGCCTTACCGAGGAAAACCCAATCAACCCGCTTATGTCCGTTATGTGGCCCAATGCATTGCTAAGTTACGAAAAACCTCGGTGGCAGATATTGAGGATCTAACCTCAGAGAACTTCTTTTCCTTGTTCTCTAGGGCGGGAGCTGATAGGTTATTTTGACGAGTAAGGAGAAAATGATGGAAAAGCAGGATAAACAATTAATGTACATCGTTGGAGTAATAGCTCTATTTATTATTTTAATGGTGATAGTGGGTATTACCCAAATGGGAGGTGGCGGAGAAAAAGAGGTTCAATTACTTGATTCCCAACTACTTAAAGAGAAAATTGAGAGATCAAAAGATAATTAGACAGCACTTTCTGGAAGTTTAGATATTAGCTTCAAAGCCTGCTTAAGCCCTTCCCTGGGGGTATAAAAGTGGGGGGAGAAACGGATACCGCCCCCTCGGTGGGCGCAGACCACGCCTTGATCCATTAAATAGCGGTGGAGAACGACGGGGTCTGCGCCTTGGCGTTTGAAGGTGACAATACCGGAACGCCGCCCTGGAGAATGAGGGGATAACAATTGGAGACTAGGTTCTGCCTGGATCTGCTCGATGAGATAAGTTGCATTTGCAAGCACGGCCTGTTCTATACAGGCTATCCCTACCTTATCGAGCAGCAAACTCAAACTTTCCTTAAGTGCGACAATCCCTATCATGTTGAGGCTGCCACATTCAAATCGCCGTGCAGAAGGGGCAATTTTCCAATCCTTACGGTTGTAATCCCCAATAGCTTCTATCATGTGCCATCCAAATTGATGAAGGTTTAGTTTTTCTCTTGCTTCAGGTCGGCAATAGAAGATCCCCATACCTTCTGGTCCTAGCATCCATTTATGACCATCGGCAATCACAAAATCGGCATGGTTAGCTTGGCAATCGAAATCCAGCGCCCCTAAGCTTTGAATGGCGTCAACGCAAAATAAGAGCTTTCGTTGTTGGCAAAATTGGCCGAGCCGTTCCAAATCCATTCTCAATCCCGAAGCATATTGAACGGAGCTGATAGTCAGCAATCGAGTGTGCTCATCAACCTGGGCTAGTAGTGCATCCTCAGGAGTCGGTTCTGCGCTTAGGTTGGCCTCGCGCAATTCGACACCCCGTTCAGCCAATGCTTGCCAAGGGATGCGATTAGAAGGAAACTCTTGATCGCTGGTGACAATATTGTCACCAGGCTGCCATTCCAAGCCACTAGCAATGATAGATAAACCTTCTGAGGTATTTTTAATCAGTGCAATATCGTCTATTGAAGGCGCATTGATCAAGTGGCAAGCTAGTTCGCGCAATTGCTTTTCTGTTTCTATCCAGTGGGAGTAATGCCAGGCTCCTGTAATGACATTTTCTTCAGCAAAGCATTTGACGGCCTCTGCAGTTTGGCGGGGCCAAGGTGCAACGGCAGCGTGATTAAGATAAATAAGCCCTTTTTGTTGAGGGAATTGATCTGCGTAATTTTTCCTCATTGTATTAAATTTCAGATTGACTTGAGGTTAGCTTAAGGTAAATCCATCCATATTGAAAGCAGCAATGGATTGGGATGCACTTGCGAACCTCTTAGCATAGTTCGCATAATATATATTATGTTAAATTAAAGCTTCCCGTTATCCTGTTAGATGGCGCGAATTTTCTCAAGGCATATAACGATGGGCTCGAATGGTTAACAGGAAGGGGTTGGTCTCAATGGTGGCATCATTGCGTCGTAGTCGTAGCCCTGGCATTGGTGGCTCTTCTGGAAGCGGTCGAAGACGGGGAAGATTATCATAGCGGGTTGTTGGATAAAAAATGGGCAATACCGCTCGCTTTTGTGCTCGTCGTGTTATTCCCTCCTCTGTGAACCAGGCAATATTAGCTCGAGGGTGGATATGGGGAGGATTGACAATGGCTAGGCGTTCGTTAGGATCACATTGGTTCAAACGGCGTAGATCTTCTTCAACTAGAAGGGAATTACCTTGGCCCTTTTCAAGACGTATTTCTAAACGGTGCCGTGCTTCCTCCATATCAATGCTCTCAATCTTGGGTAAACGACTCCAAATAAAACTTACTGATTCTGGCATTTGTTCTAGAATAACAAACTTTCGTGTTGCTTGTCGGCGATGTAAACGGGCGTGTCCTAAAGATGCTAGGGCAACTTTAATTAAGGGTCGCAATAAAGGGGTACCTGTTTCTCGATCGGGTTCTTCGATTTTAATGCCATCCATATTTTTTAAAGCTTGTTGCAAAGCAGCTTTACCCTCATTAATATGGTGAATGGTATTAAGAGTAGTGATAGAAACCCCTACTAGGGCAGGACAGATGCGTGTGGAAACTGGGTCCTGCCCATCCTGATAATCTATCGCGGTGATTATTTGGCGGAGTTGTATACGAGCCTTAGTAGGATTCTTTTCATGCCATACCCATAAAGGGTAACCTTCTTCTTCCTTTAGGGTTTGGTCAAGTATTCTTAGCTGGGTTTCGAGGTAATTCATTGCCGTAGCAAGGACAGCACGAAGTTGACTGTGTCTCATAGAAATATATTTCTAGCTCGTCGAATATGCTTGCTAATATTCTAATACTTTAGCATGAAAGAGATATAATAAAACAGTATTTGTTTAATTTCTCTTACTATAACTATATGCTAGGAGGTCATAGAATGTCAGCCTGGTATTTTGCTTATGGCGCGAATATGCTTACTGATGTTTTGGTTCGGCGTCGCGGTGTTATTCCCCTTTCCAGCGAACAAGCTCGCCTCGATGGATATCAACTCGTCTTTAGCCAACCTGGACTACCCTACATCGAGCCTTGTTTTGCCAGCATTCAACCGATACAAACGGATTCCGTGTATGGCGTTCTCCATCATTTAACGGCTCATGCTGCCGCCCAAATAGATCGGTTCGAAGGCCGGGGGCTATCAGCGTCTTATGATCAAAGTTGAAGGTGCAAAGAGTGGCTGGATAAATGCCTGGGCCTACCAAAGCTCCCGTCCCATAGAGGGCCGTCGCCCCTCACGACGCTACCGTGACTTACTGATTGCCGGTGCTCAGGAGTTTAATCTCCCCCAAGAATATATCGCCTACCTAAAGCAAGTGCCGTATAGTAATCTTCCTTTCATCTCCCGACTCTTACCGCCTCTTATAGAAGTAATTGAACGGACCAAGCGAAGGAGTACTCCATGAATACAACCCAACAAAATAAACGTATTGAAACCGACAGTATGGGTGAAATTGAAGTACCCGCTGATCGCTATTGGGGCGCCCAAACCCAACGTTCGCTGATTTATTTTTCCATCGGTCACGATTTTATCCCCCAGGAAGTGATAGAAGCTTTTGGGCTTATCAAAAAGGCAGCTGCTTTAACCAATGCAGAGTTAGGTAAGCTGCCAGAGGAGAAAGCCCAGCTCATTGCCCAAGCCGCGACAGAAATTGCGGATGGGAAGCTCGAAGATCATTTCCCATTGCGAGTTTGGATGACGGGGAGCGGGACTCAGGCGAACATGAATGTCAATGAGGTCATCGCTAACCGGGCCATTGAGCTTGCCGGAGGGGTAAGGGGCAGCAAAGATCCTATCCATCCCAATGATCACGTTAATTTGTCTCAATCTTCTAATGATACTTTCCCCACCGCAATGCATATTGCTTCAGCCAAAGCTATCCAAACTCGGCTGCTCCCCCAGGTGCAAAAGCTGCGCGATGCCCTTTATCGAAAAGCAGAGGAATTCGAAGGGATTGTAAAAATTGGACGCACTCACCTACAAGATGCTGTCCCCTTAACCTTAGGGCAAGAATTTTCCGGTTACGTGGCCCAATTAGATGATGATCTTAAACGGATCGAAACGGCCTTACCAGGGCTCTATGAGTTGGCTATTGGTGGAACTGCTGTGGGTACCGGCTTAAATGCTCCTCCTCAATTTTCTGAACGGGTCAGTGCCTACCTTAGTGAATTTACCAGCCTTCCCTTTGTTCCCGCGAGCAATAAGTTTGCCGCCTTAGCAGCCCATGATGGGATGGTAATGGCCAGTGGAACCCTGCGGGTGTTGGCCTGTTCTCTGATGAAGATTGCCAATGACATTCGCTGGTTGAGTTCTGGGCCTCGTTGCGGATTAGGCGAACTCCTACTACCTGCCAATGAACCAGGCTCTTCCATTATGCCGGGAAAAGTTAACCCCACCCAGTGCGAGGCCATCACCATGATAGCGGCACAAGTGATGGGCAACGATACCGCCATCGGGATTGCTGGCTCCCAGGGCAATCTTGAACTTAATGTTTTCAAACCCATGCTGGTCTTCAATCTGCTCCACTCGGTCATTCTTCTAACAGACGGTTGCCACAACTTCACCCGTTTTTTGGTAGAAGGGCTCAAAGCAAACCGAGCCCAGATTGCACGCTATGTAAACCAATCCCTCATGTTAGTGACCGCATTGACCCCTGAAATTGGCTATGACCAAGCAGCAAAAGTTGCCCACTACGCCCTCGACAAAGAAGTTTCTCTTAAACAAGCCTGTTTAGACCTCAAGATATTGTCAGCCGAAAAGTTTGACTCCATTGTGCAACCGGCTAAGCTTGCCCATCCTTTTGAGTAAATTCTTCTCCTGGGGGTACGCACCTTATAGGCGGATACCCCCACTCAATAAAGGGCTTTTCCCGATTTAGTCAGCTATCAGCTTTCTTCACTTTTTTTCTTTCTTCACTTTTTTTGGTGTTTATCTTGGGATAAATTATACTAGCGGGAGTACTCCTCTTCTGCCCCCTCTATCACTGTATAGCAGCGCTGGAAAAAGTGAAAGCCCGTCACAAAAAATTAAAAGAGGAATACCTTCTAGAAATAACCTAAAGGCTTAATTCCTCATCTGGCGAAACGATTTAAAATTAAATGTCAAATCCAAGAACGCAGGAGAATCCGGCATCAGAGACAGCTAAAATTCTGTCACCGTCAATGCTTTCCAAGGACTTGATTTCGGGTACGGTCGTTTTTCTAGTTGCCTTGCCATTGTGCCTTGGGATCGCCCTAGCCTCGGGAGCCCCCCTGTTCTCAGGTTTGGTTGCTGGGATAGTGGGAGGTATTGTGGTCGGTACCCTTAGCGGCTCGCATGTTAGTGTCAGCGGTCCGGCAGCAGGACTGACGGCGATCGTGATTGCACAGATTGCTGCCCTCGGTTCATTCGAGGCGTTTCTCGTGGCGGTAATTCTGGGTGGAATCATCCAAATCGGATTGGGAGTGATCCGAGCAGGGTTTATCGCTGCTTTTTTTCCCAGTTCAGTGATTAAGGGGCTGTTAGCAGCGATCGGCGTGATTCTGATCCTCAAGCAGATTCCTCACGTTTTCGGCCACGACACCGATCCGGAAGGAGAAATGTCGTTCCTTCAGCCAGACCAAGAGACTACTTTCTCCGCACTTATCGAAATGTTCTTCGATCTCCATCCAGGAGCGATGGTCATTGGCTTGCTGTCGGTGGCGCTTCTGGTGCTTTGGGATCGGATCGAGCCACTCAAACGGTCCCTTGTGCCCGCTCCGCTGCTTGTCGTCCTGCTAGGAGTCGGTTTGAATCTGGTGTTCAGGCAATTGGGCGGCATCTGGTTGATCGAAACGGAGCACCTTGTTCAAGTCCCTGTCGCTGAAAGCGTCTCGGGATTTATCGGCTTTCTGCGATTTCCCGATTTTTCGATCCTTTCAAATCCAGCGGTCTATTTCGCAGCGATGACCATCGCACTCGTCGCTTCGCTAGAAACACTATTAAATCTGGAAGCGGTCGATAACTTGGATCCTAAGCGTCGCTATTCGCCTCCCAGCCGCGAACTGCTTGCCCAAGGAGTGGGCAATGTGACCTCCGGCATATTGGGCGGGCTCCCGCTGACCTCAGTGATTATTCGGGGGACGGTTAATATCAACGCCGGAGCCCAAACGAAGCTCTCGGCGATTTTCCACGGACTCTTGCTGCTAGTATGCGTCGCGCTTTTTCCAATTTGGCTGAACATGATCCCGCTTTCTTGTTTAGCGGCAATTCTTCTGATGACGGGATTCAAGCTGGTCAGCCCGACCGTCGTCCGGCAAATGTATAGCCAAGGACGATCTCAGTTTATGCCGTTCTTGATCACGGTCGTTGCCATTGTTCTCACCGACTTATTGATTGGTATTGTGATCGGATTGGTTGTGGCGAGCAGCTTTATCCTCTATAGCAGCATGCGCTACCCCATTCGCCGGATCGTGGAGACACACCTCAGCGGCGACGTGATGCATATTGAGCTTCCCAACCAGGTCAGCTTTCTCAATCGAGCAGCGTTGGCAAACGTATTCAAGGAAATCCCTCACGGAGGGCACGTCCTAATCGATGCCCAAGGGACCGATTATATTGACCCTGACGTGCTCGCCTTGATCCAGGATTTCAAGAATAAGACCGCACCGATCCGTGGGATTCGGGTGAGCGTCATTGGCTTTAAAGAGAACTACCAAATACATGATGAGATCCAACATGTCGATTACTCTACCAAAGAATTGCAGGAGCATGTGACGCCGCGCCAAGTGCTGAAGTTTCTCAAGGACGGAAACGAGCGTTTCCGAACCGGCCGTCGACTGAACCGTTATTTGCCGCGTCAGCAAACCCTAACCGAGACGCAGTATCCCTTGGCCGTTGTCCTTAGTTGTACTGATTCACATGCCCCCACGGAATTGATTTTCGACTTGGGTTTAGGAGATGTCTTTAGCGTCAGTGTAGCAGGCAACGTCATCGGCACGAAAGTGATAGGGAGTATTGAATATGGCTGTGCTGTTGCCGGCGCTAAGCTGGTCCTTGTCATGGGGCATACACGATGTGGAGCAATTATTTCGACAGTCAAAGACGCTAGTGTGGCGAACAGCTGTCAGTATCTTGAGCCTATTTTTAAGGAAATCAAAAAATCGATGGATCGCGTTGGCGAGTCTTCTAAGCAGCTAACGCAGAACGAGTATATTGACCACGTCGCCCGGATCAACATGCAGCGCACGGTGGAAATGCTTCCCCAGAAAAGCGAAATACTGAAGCAATTCGTAGAGGAGGGAAAAATCGAGATCCTCGGCGCGATGTACGACGTGGTGACCAAAGAGGTGACCTTCATGGAGCAGGAGAAATTGTCTTGGTAAGAGAAGAACTCGCCGAAGAGCGTCCACCGAGGATCTCTCACCAGCATTAACGCACTAAAGCACCCTAAAGAACCTAAAGAAAATATAAGGGAGAGAAACGACCCAATGAAAAAAATCCCATTTTATCT harbors:
- the fabF gene encoding beta-ketoacyl-ACP synthase II, with translation MSDRRVVVTGLGTVCPMGLNVKESWTNILAGKSGIGPITHFDVSSFSVRFGGAVKGFDVSHYLSLKDARKMDPFIHYGVAASKQAIEDAGLEINEANATQVGVAIGSGIGGLHGIELGHGAYLQGGPRKISPFFVPSNIINMIAGNLSILYGMKGPNIAIVTACTTGTHNIGEAMRIIQRGEAEVMIAGGAEMATSPTGLGGFASARALSTRNEDPETASRPWDKDRDGFVLSDGAGVVVLEELEHAKRRGAQIYAEVVGFGMSADAYHMTQPPKDGEGAARCMVNALKNARLNGEDVDYINAHGTSTPAGDRAETLAVKAVLGDHAEKIAVSSTKSMTGHLLGAAGGLEAIFSVLAIRDQIAPPTINIFNLDPECEGLDYVPNTAREMKIETVISNSFGFGGTNGSLVFRQLK
- the pabC gene encoding aminodeoxychorismate lyase, with the protein product MILINGRATSEIEVTDRGLQYGDGLFETIAVVSGRAVLYASHLKRLEADCRRLAIPVPEREVLDKEVAHLCQGISRGVLKIIVTRGSGGRGYRSPPQPQPTRILSIHPWPDYPAISSEYGITLRICRTPLGHNPYLAGMKHLSRLEQVLARNEWDDPMIPEGVMLDLQGYVIGGTMSNLFIVQEGNLQTPDLSSCGVAGVMRAFILEQAFALDLKVTVCSLTLLDLKRAEELFICNSLMGLWPVRRFEETEYPLGSVTQCLQRRIYSQLS
- the mltG gene encoding endolytic transglycosylase MltG — translated: MRKNFLFSLALFGFSVGVAVLWAKFEYDRFNHTPLNVSQEGLQLVIPSGATVRSVATELHQQEALEHPLYLVLLARWQGVARNIKAGEYDIQPATTPPEFLRQIVAGKVKQYSLTLVEGWTFSQVMKAVQNSPHLRQTLGEVTLSEMMKRLGYPEKHPEGRFFPDTYFFPRGTTDVDFLRRAYQLMAEHLAREWENRAAGLPYQSAYEALTLASIVEREAALPEEQALIAGVFARRLQKGMRLQTDPTVIYGLGDRFDGNLRHRDLREDTPYNTYTRSGLPPTPICIPSLGALQATLHPAGGEALYFVARGDGSHYFSTTFEEHRAAVQTYQLGKGKPNGN
- the tmk gene encoding dTMP kinase, which gives rise to MNRGYFISVEGIEGAGKSTQLKFIQQLLESTGKVVTVTREPGGTELGEQIRTLLLTPRPGGMSADAELLLIFAARVEHVRQVISPALAGGKWVLCDRFTGASYAYQGGGRGLPLSRIAALENWALGHLRPDLTLLLDVPVKVGLQRAANRHQQPDRFEQEQVEFFEHVRETYLSLAKKRVDEYRLINASLPLAEVQETIQQVIMAFVEANQSV
- a CDS encoding DNA polymerase III subunit delta', with product MASRVAKRMPHALLLAGPEGVGKRDFAANLVQTLSCEHPQEGGQGCGFCAGCRLQRAGSHPDNMILLPKEGKQTISVDQIRQVQTHLALKARQSGAKTVTILPAEEMTLSAANSLLKVLEEPPGETVLILITAMLSRLPITIRSRCQRLWFSPPHLEEAQLWLQQRLPPSTKMNSTALLTLTGGAPLRALEYIQQDFLSLREHFIKNLFFLAQGKADPLEITQNYLKNDLGEPLYWMSTLVGDMVRLKGGVSEQFLINRDIADSLQLLAERTDVKMLFRFLEKVDRDLWLWKGQISVNPQLLLEGLLIQWSWYFSEVNYECI
- a CDS encoding PilZ domain-containing protein, producing MSVSNQPGSPPPRQGILSLTIKDTNALYHAYIPFTKNGGLFIPTSRNYRVGDEVFMLLTLMEETEKIPVAGRVVWITPRGAQGNRAAGIGVQFNDINGGAARAKIEDYLAGMLKFEKPTHTM
- a CDS encoding TatD family hydrolase, translated to MLVDSHCHLNLLDLTPFGDSVYPVVAEAREAGIGHMLCVSVDLETFPDIRKLAQDYPEVSVSVGVHPNTRESTEPTVEQLVELATAPEVVAIGETGLDYFRSEGDLEWQRERLRIHIAAAKECGKPLIIHTRQAKEDTLRILQEENAGEVGGVFHCFTEDWEMAKEGLDLGFYISFSGIVTFRSASALQKVAAQVPADRLLIETDSPYLAPVPYRGKPNQPAYVRYVAQCIAKLRKTSVADIEDLTSENFFSLFSRAGADRLF
- a CDS encoding aminotransferase class V-fold PLP-dependent enzyme, producing the protein MRKNYADQFPQQKGLIYLNHAAVAPWPRQTAEAVKCFAEENVITGAWHYSHWIETEKQLRELACHLINAPSIDDIALIKNTSEGLSIIASGLEWQPGDNIVTSDQEFPSNRIPWQALAERGVELREANLSAEPTPEDALLAQVDEHTRLLTISSVQYASGLRMDLERLGQFCQQRKLLFCVDAIQSLGALDFDCQANHADFVIADGHKWMLGPEGMGIFYCRPEAREKLNLHQFGWHMIEAIGDYNRKDWKIAPSARRFECGSLNMIGIVALKESLSLLLDKVGIACIEQAVLANATYLIEQIQAEPSLQLLSPHSPGRRSGIVTFKRQGADPVVLHRYLMDQGVVCAHRGGGIRFSPHFYTPREGLKQALKLISKLPESAV
- a CDS encoding gamma-glutamylcyclotransferase family protein, producing the protein MSAWYFAYGANMLTDVLVRRRGVIPLSSEQARLDGYQLVFSQPGLPYIEPCFASIQPIQTDSVYGVLHHLTAHAAAQIDRFEGRGLSASYDQS
- a CDS encoding gamma-glutamylcyclotransferase, whose translation is MIKVEGAKSGWINAWAYQSSRPIEGRRPSRRYRDLLIAGAQEFNLPQEYIAYLKQVPYSNLPFISRLLPPLIEVIERTKRRSTP